The DNA sequence CCATCGACGGATCAACACCAGCGTGACCGTACTGATCGTAGGCAGCTCGCTTGTTAGGGTCGGTTAAGGTTTCGTAGGCTTCCTTAACTTCTTTAAATTGAGCTTCAGCCGTTTTGCTATCTGGATTGCGATCTGGATGATGTTTCATTGCCATCTTGCGATAAGCCTTTTTCAGCTCATCATCACTGGCACCTTTTGCTACACCCAGCACTTCATAAAAATCGCGTTTACTTTTAGGCACGGCCTATTCCTCTCAACAACCTGAATGACACAAGTCGGCACGAGGCCGACTTGTTATTTAAGTACATCAAAACTACGTTAATGAATGTCTGATTTCAGAATTACTTCTTGTCATCAACCTCTTTGAAATCAGCGTCAACAACATCTGCATCTGGAGCAGCACCAGGGGCTGCGCCACCAGGAGCCGCACCAGCAGCAGCGCCACCAGCTTTAGCTTGTTCAGCAGCCATGACTTTTTCGCCCAACTTCTGACTTGCTTTACCCAATGCTTCTGTTTTTGCTTCAATCGCTTCTTTATCGCTACCTTTAATAGCTTCATCCAAGTCCTTGAGCGCTGCTTCAATCGCTTCTTTTTCAGAGGCTTCTAAGCTAGCGCCATGCTCTTCCAAAGCCTTCTTGGTTGAGTGAGCCAAAGCATCAGCAGTATTGCGGGCAGTAACCAGCTCTAATGCTTTCTTATCTTCAGCAGCATTCGCCTCAGCATCTTTAACCATGCGTTGAATTTCTTCTTCGGTCAGGCCAGAGTTTGCCTTGATGGTGATCTTATTTTCTTTACCAGTCGTTTTATCTTTTGCAGTTACGTGCAAGATACCGTTGGCATCGATGTCAAAGGTCACTTCAATTTGCGGCATACCGCGCTGTGCAGGAGCAATGCCTTCAAGATTAAATTCACCAAGCAATTTGTTAGCTGCGGCCATCTCGCGCTCACCTTGGAAGCACTTAATAGTTACAGCAGGCTGGTTGTCTTCCGCAGTGGAGTAAACCTGTGAATGCTTAGTAGGAATCGTTGTGTTCTTAGGAATCATCTTGGTCATTACGCCGCCAAGAGTTTCGATACCCAATGACAATGGGGTAACGTCCAGGAGCAATACGTCTTTACGGTCGCCAGATAATACGGAACCTTGAATCGCAGCACCAACAGCAACTGCCTCATCTGGGTTAACGTCTTTACGTGGTTCTTTACCAAAGATTTCTTTTACTTTGTCTTGAACCGCAGGCATACGTGTTTGACCACCGACCAAAATGACGTCGTCGATATCTGCTACGCTTACGCCAGCATCTTTAATAGCAGTTAAGCAAGGACCAGCAGTACGCTTGATCAACTCTTCCACCAAAGACTCCAACTTGGCACGAGTCAACTTCAAGTTCAAATGCTTAGGACCGCTAGCGTCAGCTGTCACGTATGGCAAATTGATTTCTGTTTGTTGAGCGGATGACAATTCAATTTTGGCTTTTTCAGCAGCATCTTTTAAGCGTTGCAATGCCAATACGTCTTTACTCAAATCAACGCCTTGTTCTTTCTTGAACTCAGCAATGATCCAGTCAATGATGCGTTGGTCAAAGTCTTCACCGCCTAAGAATGTGTCGCCGTTAGTTGAAAGCACTTCAAACTGCTTCTCACCATCAACGTTAGCGATCTCAATGATAGAAACGTCGAATGTGCCGCCACCCAAGTCATACACAGCGATCTTGCGATCTACTTTGTCTTGCTTGTCCAGGCCGAATGCCAATGCAGCAGCAGTTGGCTCGTTGATGATGCGCTTCACATCCAAACCAGCGATACGGCCAGCATCTTTAGTTGCTTGACGTTGGCTGTCATTGAAGTAAGCAGGAACAGTAATAACCGCCTCTGTAACTTCTTCGCCGAGATAGTCTTCGGCAGTCTTTTTCATCTTGCGCAGAATTTCAGCGGACACTTGTTGTGGCGCCATTTTCTTGTCGCGTGCTGATACCCAAGCGTCGCCATTGTCTGCTTGAACAATTTCGTACGGCATGAGGCTAATGTCTTTTTGCACTTCAGGATCTGTAAATTTACGACCCATCAAGCGCTTTACTGCGTAGATAGTGTTTTTAGGATTCGTCACTGACTGACGTTTTGCTGGCGCGCCAACCAATACTTCGCCATCTTCAACGTAAGCGATGATTGATGGAGTTGTGCGACCGCCTTCGGCGTTCTCGACAACTTTAGGTGCATTGTTTTCAACGACTGAAACACATGAATTCGTGGTTCCTAAGTCGATACCGATAATCTTTCCCATAATTGCTCCAAAAAATTAAATTGTTTGTTGTACTAATGAATATTTCGATACCCAATAAATGGGGTCTAAAAAAGGGATTTCAAGGGGTTAAATAGCAAAAAGGCAGAAATCTGCCTTTTTTATGCCTTTTTTGGAGTTTTACCCCGATTTTCTCTTTATTTAGGGGCGCTAACCGTCACCAAAGCAGGCCTAAGGACCCGATCTGCCACGGTATAGCCGCGCTGCAGCACTGAAACCACGGTATTTGGTTCTTGCTCTGATGGCACCGAAGCGATCGCCTGGTGGTGATGGGGGTCAAATTTATCCCCAACTGCTGGGTTAATTTCCGTCATGCGGCCCTTCTCAAATGCAGAGAGCAATTGCTTGAGAGTAATCTCTAAGCCCTCTTTAAATGCCTTGGCATCCACTGCATCAGTACTCAATGCAGCATAAAGACTATCTGTCACAGGCACCAAATGCTCAGCAAAACTTTCAATCGCAAATTTATGCGCCTTAGCAATGTCTTCAACAGCACGGCGGCGAATGTTTTCACCCTCAGCTTTTGCGCGCAAGAAATTATCTTGTAATTCGCCAATCTTTTGATTGAGCTCAGCAATTTCTTGTTCTGGCGTTTTTACAGCCGGCGTTTCTGCTGCAGCTTCAGTGGCCGGATCGGCCGCAAGATTCTCTTGCTCTGGGGATGGGTTTTGATTTTCTTGTGTCATAGACGCTATTTTACTTTTCTCTAAAGATGGCTATTACTTTGTAATGTGGGGTCAATTAGTTCAATTTCAAGACTTTGCTCTTTCAGCCATTTCAGCCCTTTCAGCGCGCTTAGCTAATTCAGCCTCAGACTCCGTCCCCAAAGACCAGCCCTGTAAATGATGATGAGCTATATCGCTCAAAGCCTCAATCCACTTAGGGTTGCTGTTAAGGCATGGAATATAACGATAGTCTTTGCCACCATGCTCCAAGAAGATTTCGCGGGCTTCCATGGCAATTTCTTCCAGCGTTTCTAAGCAGTCAGCCGGAAATCCTGGGCAAAAAATATCAATCCGCTGACAACCTTCTTTAGCCAGCTTTTCAATCGTTGGGGCTGTATATGGCTTTAACCACTCGGCTTTACCAAAGCGTGACTGGAAAGTAACAAGGTATTGGCCCGGCTCTAAACCAAGAGACTCACCAAGCAAGCGTCCTGTTTTTAAACACTCGCAGTGGTAGGGGTCACCTTTCATCAAATTGCGTTTCGGCAACCCATGAAATGACATCACAAAGCGGTCACCCTTAGCAAAGTCTGGTCGCCCATCTTTATCCCAGGCACTTAAAACTTGATCGCGAAGGGCACCAATATAAGCAGGGTTATCGTGATAGTGCTTCACCAAACGTAATTCAGGTTGATCACGCCAAGTACTTAAAACACGAAAAACTTCATCAAAGCTGGATGCTGTAGTGGTGGCAGAGTACTGAGGATACAAAGGCAGTACCAATAAGCGCTCCATGCCTTGAGCCTTCAGGCCCTCAAGGGCAGACTGGGTGGAGGGTTGCCCATAACGCATCGCCAAATCCACCAACACTGTATGGCCCTCATTCGCAAATTTGTCACCGAGCTCTTTCGCCTGAAGACGTGAGTAGTGCATTAAAGGGGAGCCTAATTTTGGCAGCCAGATAGAAGCATATTTTTTTGCAGAGGCACTGCTGCGAATTGGCAAAATGATGCCATTCAAAATGCACCACCAAATAATGCGTGGAATTTCTACCACTCGAGGATCAGAAAGAAATTCTTTCAAATAAGCGCGCACTGCTTTTGATGTTGGAGCTGAGGGCGTACCTAAGTTCAGCACTAAGACTGCAGTTTTGGATGCACGTAGATGCGGGTTCGGATTCAAGATATGATGTCTCTAGTTGTTAAATGTGTATAGATTAGTAATTAAGAGCTCAGCGCGCCGGACAATAATTTTGAAGTGATATCGACAATTGGGATCACTCGGTCATAAGCCATGCGAGTTGGCCCAATGACGCCAAGCGTACCCACTATTTGCCCATCAACGCTATATGGGGCGCTGATCACGGCGAGATCTTCATAGGGCAATAAATCACTCTCACCACCAATGAAGATCTGAATGCCATCAGCATGGCTCGATATATCAAGCAATTGCATTAGCACTGATTTTTGCTCCAACATATCAAACATTTTGCGCAACTTATCTAAGTTAGAACTCAAATCGCCAACATTCAGCAAGCGACGTTCACCAGATAAAACCATGTCGCCACGGCCCATGTCGTAATCAGCAACGCCGCTTTGCAAAGCCAAAGCCATCAACCCAGAAATATCTGTACGTAAATTGTCTAAGTCAGATTTCAGATGTAGGCGCACTTGATCAAAACTTTTACCAGCAAAATGGGTGTTAATAAAGTTGCCTGCCTCAATGAGTTGACTTGGCGTGTAATCTTGAGTCGTCGGTAATATGCGGTTTTGCACATCTCCTTCTGGGGTCACCATAATTAATAAGATCTTGCCTTCGCCTAAGCGCAAAAACTCAATGTGCTTAAAAACCTGGGCACGCTTCGGTGTCATCACCACCCCAGCGAAATGAGTCAAGTTCGACAAAATCTGTGCAGCAGAGGTCAAAACGCGTTGCGGGGAGTCCGGCAAAAGGCCTTTTTCCACTTCTCGGGCTGCCACCTCCTCCAAGGGGCGCACTGTCACCATGGTGTCAACGAACAAGCGATAGCCTCGTGGCGTAGGGATGCGGCCAGCAGAGGTATGGGGACTAGTCACTAAACCCATATCCTCGAGGTCCGCCATGACATTGCGGATGGTGGCTGCCGAAAGGTCTAAACCCGAGTATCTAGACAGAGTGCGGGAGCCAATCGGCTGACCCTCCTCGATATAGCGCTCGATGAGGGTTTTAAGTAGGGCGCGGGAACGTTCATCCATGGTGGAAGGGATTTTATGCCTATGGTTTAATCGTTATATGTTAAGCCCATCCCCAAATTCCACCAAGAAGGCATTTAGCCGGGTTGCGCTTGTCGGCAAATTCCATGCTGACGGCATTGATGAGCACCTGAAAGACCTAGCTAAGTTGGTCAAGAGCCTAGGTTGCGAGGTGTTTTTAGAGGCGGCTACAGCCCAACATTTGGGTTTAAAAGAATTTCCCACCAAAACCGCAGAAGCCTTTGCTGGAGCAATTGATTTGGTCGTAGTTCTTGGAGGTGATGGCACGATGCTAGGAATTGGTCGTCAGCTCGCGGGAAGCAATGTGCCGCTAGTTGGTATCAATATGGGGCGTCTGGGCTATATGACCGATATTCCTATTCAGTCGGTACAGGATACCCTTCCAAAAATTATTGCTGGTG is a window from the Polynucleobacter sp. MWH-Aus1W21 genome containing:
- the dnaK gene encoding molecular chaperone DnaK — its product is MGKIIGIDLGTTNSCVSVVENNAPKVVENAEGGRTTPSIIAYVEDGEVLVGAPAKRQSVTNPKNTIYAVKRLMGRKFTDPEVQKDISLMPYEIVQADNGDAWVSARDKKMAPQQVSAEILRKMKKTAEDYLGEEVTEAVITVPAYFNDSQRQATKDAGRIAGLDVKRIINEPTAAALAFGLDKQDKVDRKIAVYDLGGGTFDVSIIEIANVDGEKQFEVLSTNGDTFLGGEDFDQRIIDWIIAEFKKEQGVDLSKDVLALQRLKDAAEKAKIELSSAQQTEINLPYVTADASGPKHLNLKLTRAKLESLVEELIKRTAGPCLTAIKDAGVSVADIDDVILVGGQTRMPAVQDKVKEIFGKEPRKDVNPDEAVAVGAAIQGSVLSGDRKDVLLLDVTPLSLGIETLGGVMTKMIPKNTTIPTKHSQVYSTAEDNQPAVTIKCFQGEREMAAANKLLGEFNLEGIAPAQRGMPQIEVTFDIDANGILHVTAKDKTTGKENKITIKANSGLTEEEIQRMVKDAEANAAEDKKALELVTARNTADALAHSTKKALEEHGASLEASEKEAIEAALKDLDEAIKGSDKEAIEAKTEALGKASQKLGEKVMAAEQAKAGGAAAGAAPGGAAPGAAPDADVVDADFKEVDDKK
- the grpE gene encoding nucleotide exchange factor GrpE, coding for MTQENQNPSPEQENLAADPATEAAAETPAVKTPEQEIAELNQKIGELQDNFLRAKAEGENIRRRAVEDIAKAHKFAIESFAEHLVPVTDSLYAALSTDAVDAKAFKEGLEITLKQLLSAFEKGRMTEINPAVGDKFDPHHHQAIASVPSEQEPNTVVSVLQRGYTVADRVLRPALVTVSAPK
- the hemH gene encoding ferrochelatase; amino-acid sequence: MNPNPHLRASKTAVLVLNLGTPSAPTSKAVRAYLKEFLSDPRVVEIPRIIWWCILNGIILPIRSSASAKKYASIWLPKLGSPLMHYSRLQAKELGDKFANEGHTVLVDLAMRYGQPSTQSALEGLKAQGMERLLVLPLYPQYSATTTASSFDEVFRVLSTWRDQPELRLVKHYHDNPAYIGALRDQVLSAWDKDGRPDFAKGDRFVMSFHGLPKRNLMKGDPYHCECLKTGRLLGESLGLEPGQYLVTFQSRFGKAEWLKPYTAPTIEKLAKEGCQRIDIFCPGFPADCLETLEEIAMEAREIFLEHGGKDYRYIPCLNSNPKWIEALSDIAHHHLQGWSLGTESEAELAKRAERAEMAERAKS
- the hrcA gene encoding heat-inducible transcriptional repressor HrcA; this encodes MDERSRALLKTLIERYIEEGQPIGSRTLSRYSGLDLSAATIRNVMADLEDMGLVTSPHTSAGRIPTPRGYRLFVDTMVTVRPLEEVAAREVEKGLLPDSPQRVLTSAAQILSNLTHFAGVVMTPKRAQVFKHIEFLRLGEGKILLIMVTPEGDVQNRILPTTQDYTPSQLIEAGNFINTHFAGKSFDQVRLHLKSDLDNLRTDISGLMALALQSGVADYDMGRGDMVLSGERRLLNVGDLSSNLDKLRKMFDMLEQKSVLMQLLDISSHADGIQIFIGGESDLLPYEDLAVISAPYSVDGQIVGTLGVIGPTRMAYDRVIPIVDITSKLLSGALSS